One Panicum virgatum strain AP13 chromosome 3N, P.virgatum_v5, whole genome shotgun sequence DNA segment encodes these proteins:
- the LOC120667569 gene encoding protein FAM71B-like translates to MRPGSAAWPRSAAAGTPAPVVGPGSAAAGASAPAVGRGSAAAGTSATAAAALAALVPAAADAAAGAAAAQQAAAQQGPLPDAASAGAGTGAAGPPVAAQDAHRAAGKQPAAADPTWPELGMPPMDVPLSAVAFRGQQVVPARRHHFR, encoded by the exons ATGCGGCCCGGATCCGCCGCCTGGcctcgatccgccgccgccgggacccCTGCTCCGGTCGTGGggcccggatccgccgccgccggggcctctGCTCCGGCCGTGGGGCGCGGATCCGCCGCGGCCGGAACCTCTGCcacggctgctgctgccctggCGGCCCTTGTGCCCGCTGCTGCTGACGCCGCagcaggggccgccgccgcccagcaggCCGCGGCCCAGCAGGGCCCCCTGCCCGACGCCGCCTCTGCTGGCGCGGGTACGGGGGCTGCAGGGCCTCCGGTCGCCGCGCAGgacgcccaccgcgccgccgggaagcagcccgccgccgccgatcccacGTGGCCCGAGCTTGGGATGCCTCCCATGGATGTGCCGCTCTCCGCAGTCGCCTTccgtgggcagcag gttgtCCCGGCACGCCGTCACcatttccggtga
- the LOC120664421 gene encoding transcriptional-regulating factor 1-like yields MAAHGKPKPAGPPPPPLPPPPEARKSFMRRMFPFLLAANLFVGVYVLVRTYQKDSAKDSATDPSTASTSSPGKPAEPVVVPRKELPPIPEDEQRQLYKWMLEEKRKIKPRNVAEKKKLDEEKALLKEFIRAGSLPSL; encoded by the exons ATGGCCGCCCACGGCAAGCCCAAGCccgccggtccgccgccgccgcctcttccaCCGCCGCCCGAGGCGAGAAAGAGCTTCATGCGCCGCATGTTCCCCTTCCTCCTGGCCGCCAACCTCTTTGTCGGAG TTTATGTACTTGTGCGAACCTACCAAAAAGACTCCGCAAAGGACTCTGCAACAGATCCTTCTACCGCATCAACCTCATCTCCTGGGAAACCTGCCGAACCAGTCGTTGTGCCCAGAAAGGAGCTCCCACCAATCCCTGAAGATGAGCAGCGCCAGCTCTACAAATGGATGCTGGAAGAGAAGCGGAAGATCAAGCCACGCAACGTTGCAGAGAAGAAGAAACTTGATGAGGAGAAGGCCCTTCTCAAGGAGTTCATCCGAGCAGGATCCCTCCCGAGCTTATGA
- the LOC120664419 gene encoding uncharacterized protein LOC120664419 isoform X2, whose protein sequence is MPGNIHISATQPPAITPLFLEVGMGTREYSGNIEQDGLSIPVTSLRESMVIMLYNADRELISKSELKTKAIVESGTMDVVFTLDSGRKIILQVQFVLNDDDRKRIQEMRNSAMKRKQQELLGSGCELNFPDSPLSKRLIEKISNMQSKGDGQPKLRKSVSLDDLQERAAFSGINVYPRMKASRNLLLQRGVRNASRFEDPCGSKIGNGKPESKSSSSVKKMSLVSDIDASLTDSGISSTQTGKAIVPFGDNKGSKYRSGKTVLFHHKKSSAPGQTGMPNPTERRSRRSSSGDRASKQKLSENELNRTKRRSQAKYRRSIGPSYSLELMHSRDYVEHSLNYLGATSSTRIHPHICVTTASKQLKDLLELEYWKSHAHMKHTDKTQEITGDDESSSAQTRSGGFPKLNGWLINQGVRAAIVVIACGAMFLNSR, encoded by the exons ATGCCTGGCAACATCCACATCTCAG CCACTCAACCACCAGCCATCACCCCACTGTTCTTGGAAG TTGGTATGGGCACAAGAGAATACAGTGGAAACATAGAACAAGATGGTTTATCTAT CCCTGTTACATCGCTTAGGGAGAGTATGGTAATAATGCTGTACAATGCAGACAGAGAATTGATATCAAAATCAG AGCTGAAGACAAAAGCGATCGTGGAGTCAGGAACTATGGATGTAGTGTTTACTCTTGATAGTGGACGAAAAATAATTCTTCAGGTGCAGTTTGTACTCAACGATGATGACCGCAAGAGGATCCAAGAAATG AGAAACTCTGCAATGAAAAGGAAACAGCAGGAACTACTTGGAAGTGGCTGTGAACTCAATTTTCCAG ACAGCCCATTGTCTAAACGGCTCATAGAGAAGATCTCCAACATGCAAAGTAAAGGAGATGGACAACCTAAGCTTCGGAAGAGTGTTTCGCTGGATGATTTGCAAGAGAGGGCCGCGTTCTCTGGAATAAATGTGTATCcgaggatgaaggcctcaagaaaCTTGTTGCTGCAAAGGGGTGTTAGAAATGCTTCAAGGTTTGAAGATCCCTGTGGCTCCAAGATAGGAAACGGCAAACCAGAGAGCAAATCAAGCAGTTCAGTGAAGAAGATG AGTTTGGTTTCAGATATTGATGCATCACTGACCGATTCAGGAATTAGTAGTACGCAGACAGGCAAAGCAATAGTCCCTTTTGGTGATAACAAAGGTTCAAAATACAGGTCAGGAAAGACAGTTTTGTTCCACCATAAAAAATCCAGTGCACCTGGACAAACTGGGATGCCAAATCCAACTGAAAGGAGGAGCCGTAGGTCCAGTAGCGGTGACAGAGCAAGCAAGCAGAAGCTGAGCGAAAATGAGCTGAACAGAACTAAGAGGAGATCCCAGGCAAAGTATCGGCGCTCCATTGGCCCGTCCTATTCGCTAGAGCTGATGCATTCAAGAGACTATGTTGAGCACTCgttgaactatttgggtgcgacATCAAGCACCAGGATACACCCACATATTTGTGTGACTACTGCGAGCAAACAGCTGAAAGACCTCCTTGAGCTTGAATACTGGAAGTCACATGCGCACATGAAACACACTGATAAAACCCAAGAG ATTACAGGTGATGATGAATCTTCCTCTGCTCAAACTCGAAGTGGCGGTTTCCCTAAGCTGAATGGGTGGTTGATAAATCAG GGAGTGCGTGCTGCCATTGTGGTAATAGCTTGTGGGGCTATGTTCCTCAACAGCAGATGA
- the LOC120664419 gene encoding uncharacterized protein LOC120664419 isoform X1 has translation MPGNIHISATQPPAITPLFLEVGMGTREYSGNIEQDGLSIPVTSLRESMVIMLYNADRELISKSELKTKAIVESGTMDVVFTLDSGRKIILQVQFVLNDDDRKRIQEMRNSAMKRKQQELLGSGCELNFPDSPLSKRLIEKISNMQSKGDGQPKLRKSVSLDDLQERAAFSGINVYPRMKASRNLLLQRGVRNASRFEDPCGSKIGNGKPESKSSSSVKKMVSAFEGTSPQSLVSDIDASLTDSGISSTQTGKAIVPFGDNKGSKYRSGKTVLFHHKKSSAPGQTGMPNPTERRSRRSSSGDRASKQKLSENELNRTKRRSQAKYRRSIGPSYSLELMHSRDYVEHSLNYLGATSSTRIHPHICVTTASKQLKDLLELEYWKSHAHMKHTDKTQEITGDDESSSAQTRSGGFPKLNGWLINQGVRAAIVVIACGAMFLNSR, from the exons ATGCCTGGCAACATCCACATCTCAG CCACTCAACCACCAGCCATCACCCCACTGTTCTTGGAAG TTGGTATGGGCACAAGAGAATACAGTGGAAACATAGAACAAGATGGTTTATCTAT CCCTGTTACATCGCTTAGGGAGAGTATGGTAATAATGCTGTACAATGCAGACAGAGAATTGATATCAAAATCAG AGCTGAAGACAAAAGCGATCGTGGAGTCAGGAACTATGGATGTAGTGTTTACTCTTGATAGTGGACGAAAAATAATTCTTCAGGTGCAGTTTGTACTCAACGATGATGACCGCAAGAGGATCCAAGAAATG AGAAACTCTGCAATGAAAAGGAAACAGCAGGAACTACTTGGAAGTGGCTGTGAACTCAATTTTCCAG ACAGCCCATTGTCTAAACGGCTCATAGAGAAGATCTCCAACATGCAAAGTAAAGGAGATGGACAACCTAAGCTTCGGAAGAGTGTTTCGCTGGATGATTTGCAAGAGAGGGCCGCGTTCTCTGGAATAAATGTGTATCcgaggatgaaggcctcaagaaaCTTGTTGCTGCAAAGGGGTGTTAGAAATGCTTCAAGGTTTGAAGATCCCTGTGGCTCCAAGATAGGAAACGGCAAACCAGAGAGCAAATCAAGCAGTTCAGTGAAGAAGATGGTAAGTGCCTTCGAAGGCACCTCTCCACag AGTTTGGTTTCAGATATTGATGCATCACTGACCGATTCAGGAATTAGTAGTACGCAGACAGGCAAAGCAATAGTCCCTTTTGGTGATAACAAAGGTTCAAAATACAGGTCAGGAAAGACAGTTTTGTTCCACCATAAAAAATCCAGTGCACCTGGACAAACTGGGATGCCAAATCCAACTGAAAGGAGGAGCCGTAGGTCCAGTAGCGGTGACAGAGCAAGCAAGCAGAAGCTGAGCGAAAATGAGCTGAACAGAACTAAGAGGAGATCCCAGGCAAAGTATCGGCGCTCCATTGGCCCGTCCTATTCGCTAGAGCTGATGCATTCAAGAGACTATGTTGAGCACTCgttgaactatttgggtgcgacATCAAGCACCAGGATACACCCACATATTTGTGTGACTACTGCGAGCAAACAGCTGAAAGACCTCCTTGAGCTTGAATACTGGAAGTCACATGCGCACATGAAACACACTGATAAAACCCAAGAG ATTACAGGTGATGATGAATCTTCCTCTGCTCAAACTCGAAGTGGCGGTTTCCCTAAGCTGAATGGGTGGTTGATAAATCAG GGAGTGCGTGCTGCCATTGTGGTAATAGCTTGTGGGGCTATGTTCCTCAACAGCAGATGA
- the LOC120664419 gene encoding uncharacterized protein LOC120664419 isoform X3 codes for MDVVFTLDSGRKIILQVQFVLNDDDRKRIQEMRNSAMKRKQQELLGSGCELNFPDSPLSKRLIEKISNMQSKGDGQPKLRKSVSLDDLQERAAFSGINVYPRMKASRNLLLQRGVRNASRFEDPCGSKIGNGKPESKSSSSVKKMVSAFEGTSPQSLVSDIDASLTDSGISSTQTGKAIVPFGDNKGSKYRSGKTVLFHHKKSSAPGQTGMPNPTERRSRRSSSGDRASKQKLSENELNRTKRRSQAKYRRSIGPSYSLELMHSRDYVEHSLNYLGATSSTRIHPHICVTTASKQLKDLLELEYWKSHAHMKHTDKTQEITGDDESSSAQTRSGGFPKLNGWLINQGVRAAIVVIACGAMFLNSR; via the exons ATGGATGTAGTGTTTACTCTTGATAGTGGACGAAAAATAATTCTTCAGGTGCAGTTTGTACTCAACGATGATGACCGCAAGAGGATCCAAGAAATG AGAAACTCTGCAATGAAAAGGAAACAGCAGGAACTACTTGGAAGTGGCTGTGAACTCAATTTTCCAG ACAGCCCATTGTCTAAACGGCTCATAGAGAAGATCTCCAACATGCAAAGTAAAGGAGATGGACAACCTAAGCTTCGGAAGAGTGTTTCGCTGGATGATTTGCAAGAGAGGGCCGCGTTCTCTGGAATAAATGTGTATCcgaggatgaaggcctcaagaaaCTTGTTGCTGCAAAGGGGTGTTAGAAATGCTTCAAGGTTTGAAGATCCCTGTGGCTCCAAGATAGGAAACGGCAAACCAGAGAGCAAATCAAGCAGTTCAGTGAAGAAGATGGTAAGTGCCTTCGAAGGCACCTCTCCACag AGTTTGGTTTCAGATATTGATGCATCACTGACCGATTCAGGAATTAGTAGTACGCAGACAGGCAAAGCAATAGTCCCTTTTGGTGATAACAAAGGTTCAAAATACAGGTCAGGAAAGACAGTTTTGTTCCACCATAAAAAATCCAGTGCACCTGGACAAACTGGGATGCCAAATCCAACTGAAAGGAGGAGCCGTAGGTCCAGTAGCGGTGACAGAGCAAGCAAGCAGAAGCTGAGCGAAAATGAGCTGAACAGAACTAAGAGGAGATCCCAGGCAAAGTATCGGCGCTCCATTGGCCCGTCCTATTCGCTAGAGCTGATGCATTCAAGAGACTATGTTGAGCACTCgttgaactatttgggtgcgacATCAAGCACCAGGATACACCCACATATTTGTGTGACTACTGCGAGCAAACAGCTGAAAGACCTCCTTGAGCTTGAATACTGGAAGTCACATGCGCACATGAAACACACTGATAAAACCCAAGAG ATTACAGGTGATGATGAATCTTCCTCTGCTCAAACTCGAAGTGGCGGTTTCCCTAAGCTGAATGGGTGGTTGATAAATCAG GGAGTGCGTGCTGCCATTGTGGTAATAGCTTGTGGGGCTATGTTCCTCAACAGCAGATGA
- the LOC120664420 gene encoding protein ANTAGONIST OF LIKE HETEROCHROMATIN PROTEIN 1-like has translation MPKTANRRRKRGADEEDAADGSASKRPATSVLTSLDVNDAPRPELPLFQFQLNGRHSDRHGQGDEEEEEEEVTGGGGGSSAPAAAASGQSPHQQRRLWVKDRSRAWWEQCSSADYPEADFRAAFRMGRATFAMLCDALGAAVAKEDTALRAAIPVRQRVAVCVWRLATGEPLRLVSKRFGLGISTCHKLVLEVCAAIRNLLMPRFLRWPDAAAADGFKARFQADSGIPGVVGAIYTTHIPIIAPKVSVAAYFNRRHTERNHKTSYSITLQGVVGPDGAFTDVCIGWPGSMPDDQVLDRSALQQRAAAGVMAGSWVVGGASYPLTDWVLAPYAQPNLTWAQHAFNEKVAELRRVAVDAFARLKGRWACLQKRTEVKLQDLPVVLGACCVLHNICESRGEDMDPALRCELADDETVPENPVRSDSASKARDDIAHNLLHSGLAGTKFF, from the coding sequence ATGCCCAAGACGGCGAATCGTCGCCGGAAGCGCGGGGCcgacgaggaggacgccgcCGATGGCAGCGCCAGCAAGAGGCCCGCCACCAGCGTCCTCACCTCGCTGGACGTCAACGACGCCCCGCGCCCCGAGCTCCCCCTCTTCCAGTTCCAGCTCAACGGGCGCCACTCCGACCGGCACGGGCagggggacgaggaggaggaggaagaggaggtcaccggaggaggaggagggtcgtccgcgcctgccgcggcggccagcggccaGAGCCCGCACCAGCAGCGCCGGCTGTGGGTCAAGGACCGGTCGCGCGCCTGGTGGGAGCAGTGCAGCAGCGCCGACTACCCGGAGGCCGACTTCCGCGCCGCCTTCCGCATGGGCCGCGCCACCTTCGCCATGCTCTGCGACGCgctgggcgccgccgtcgccaaggAGGACACCGCGCTCCGCGCCGCCATCCCCGTCCGCCAGCGGGTCGCCGTCTGCGTCTGGCGCCTCGCCACGGGGGAGCCGCTCCGCCTCGTCTCCAAGCGCTTCGGCCTCGGCATCTCCACCTGCCACAAGCTCGTCCTCGAGGTCTGCGCCGCCATCCGCAACCTCCTCATGCCGCGCTTCCTCCGCtggcccgacgccgccgccgccgacggcttcAAGGCCCGCTTCCAGGCCGACTCGGGGATCCCCGGCGTCGTCGGCGCCATCTACACCACCCACATCCCCATCATCGCGCCCAAGGTCTcggtcgccgcctacttcaaccGCCGCCACACggagcgcaaccacaagacctCCTACTCCATCACCCTGCAGGGGGTCGTCGGCCCCGACGGCGCCTTCACCGACGTCTGCATCGGCTGGCCGGGCTCCATGCCCGACGACCAGGTCCTGGACCGGTCCGCGCTGcagcagcgcgccgccgccggcgtgatgGCGGGGTCCTGGGTCGTCGGCGGCGCCAGCTACCCGCTCACGGACTGGGTGCTCGCCCCCTACGCGCAGCCGAACCTGACGTGGGCGCAGCACGCCTTCAACGAGAAGGTCGCGGAGCTCCGGCGCGTGGCCGTCGACGCCTTCGCGCGGCTCAAGGGGCGGTGGGCGTGCCTGCAGAAGCGCACCGAGGTGAAGCTGCAGGACCTCCCCGTGGTGCTGGGCGCCTGCTGCGTGCTGCACAACATCTGCGAGTCCCGCGGGGAGGACATGGACCCGGCCCTCCGCTGCGAGCTCGCCGACGACGAGACGGTGCCGGAGAACCCCGTGCGCTCGGACAGCGCCAGCAAGGCCAGGGACGACATCGCGCACAACCTCCTGCACAGTGGCCTCGCCGGCACCAAATTCTTCTGA
- the LOC120664423 gene encoding protein phosphatase 2C 53-like isoform X2 has product MEDLAAVSSAAAGLTLFAAVADVMEEAAASAAAFGIGAALPPPPPPVQADRGGDDASACGSPCSVTSDCSSVATADFEGFAEVGSALVLDDLVAAAAAAVPEAASGPRIAGAGARSVFAVDYVPRWGLESICGRRPEMEDAAVVLPRFFDVPLWMVAGDAPVDGLDRASFRLPAHFFGVYDGHGGVQVANYCRERIHSVLIEELSKAEELVCGADLSGLESKKQWEKAFVDCFNRVDAEVGGNAATAAKPVAPDTVGSTAVVAVVCSSHIIVANCGDSRAVLCRGKQPLALSVDHKPNREDEYARIEAQGGKVIQWNGYRVLGVLAMSRSIGLYAFILLELRVYLSVMQT; this is encoded by the exons ATGGAGGATCTGGCCGCCGttagctccgccgccgcagggctCACGCtcttcgccgccgtcgccgacgtcatggaggaggccgccgcttccgccgccgcgttCGGGATcggcgccgcgctgccgccgccccctcccccggtGCAAGCGGACCGCGGGGGCGACGACGCCTCCGCCTGCGGGAGCCCGTGCTCCGTCACCAGCGACTGCAGCAGCGTCGCCACCGCCGACTTCGAGGGCTTTGCCGAGGTCGGCTCCGCACTCGTGCTCGAcgacctcgtcgccgccgcagctgccgcGGTGCCTGAGGCCGCCTCCGGCCCCAGGATCGCGGGGGCCGGCGCCAGGAGCGTCTTCGCGGTTGACTACGTGCCGCGCTGGGGGCTCGAGTCCATATGCGGTCGCCGCCCCGAGATGGAGGACGCCGCCGTCGTGCTGCCGCGATTCTTCGACGTGCCGCTCTGGATGGTCGCGGGCGACGCGCCGGTGGACGGCCTCGACCGGGCGTCCTTCCGCCTTCCCGCGCATTTCTTCGGCGTCTACGACGGCCACGGTGGCGTTCAG GTTGCCAATTACTGCCGAGAGAGAATCCACTCCGTACTGATAGAGGAGCTCAGTAAGGCAGAGGAATTAGTGTGTGGCGCTGACTTAAGTGGCCTGGAGTCTAAGAAGCAGTGGGAGAAGGCCTTTGTGGACTGTTTCAATCGGGTTGATGCAGAGGTGGGAGGAAATGCGGCAACTGCCGCCAAGCCTGTGGCTCCAGACACCGTGGGGTCAACAGCGGTAGTCGCAGTCGTATGCTCATCACACATAATTGTTGCGAATTGCGGCGACTCACGAGCAGTGCTCTGCCGGGGCAAGCAGCCCTTGGCGCTGTCGGTGGACCATAAA CCAAATAGGGAAGATGAGTATGCGAGGATTGAGGCGCAGGGTGGCAAGGTCATCCAGTGGAATGGCTATCGGGTTCTCGGTGTTCTCGCCATGTCCCGATCCATTG GGTTATATGCTTTCATTTTGCTAGAGTTAAGAGTTTACTTGTCCGTTATGCAAACCTAG
- the LOC120664423 gene encoding protein phosphatase 2C 53-like isoform X1: MEDLAAVSSAAAGLTLFAAVADVMEEAAASAAAFGIGAALPPPPPPVQADRGGDDASACGSPCSVTSDCSSVATADFEGFAEVGSALVLDDLVAAAAAAVPEAASGPRIAGAGARSVFAVDYVPRWGLESICGRRPEMEDAAVVLPRFFDVPLWMVAGDAPVDGLDRASFRLPAHFFGVYDGHGGVQVANYCRERIHSVLIEELSKAEELVCGADLSGLESKKQWEKAFVDCFNRVDAEVGGNAATAAKPVAPDTVGSTAVVAVVCSSHIIVANCGDSRAVLCRGKQPLALSVDHKPNREDEYARIEAQGGKVIQWNGYRVLGVLAMSRSIGDRYLKPYIIPVPEVTIVARAKDDECLILASDGLWDVMSNEEVCDAARRRILLWHKKNAEASSSAQISGDSPDQAAQAAAEYLSKLALQKGSKDNITVVVVDLKSHRKFKSKT, from the exons ATGGAGGATCTGGCCGCCGttagctccgccgccgcagggctCACGCtcttcgccgccgtcgccgacgtcatggaggaggccgccgcttccgccgccgcgttCGGGATcggcgccgcgctgccgccgccccctcccccggtGCAAGCGGACCGCGGGGGCGACGACGCCTCCGCCTGCGGGAGCCCGTGCTCCGTCACCAGCGACTGCAGCAGCGTCGCCACCGCCGACTTCGAGGGCTTTGCCGAGGTCGGCTCCGCACTCGTGCTCGAcgacctcgtcgccgccgcagctgccgcGGTGCCTGAGGCCGCCTCCGGCCCCAGGATCGCGGGGGCCGGCGCCAGGAGCGTCTTCGCGGTTGACTACGTGCCGCGCTGGGGGCTCGAGTCCATATGCGGTCGCCGCCCCGAGATGGAGGACGCCGCCGTCGTGCTGCCGCGATTCTTCGACGTGCCGCTCTGGATGGTCGCGGGCGACGCGCCGGTGGACGGCCTCGACCGGGCGTCCTTCCGCCTTCCCGCGCATTTCTTCGGCGTCTACGACGGCCACGGTGGCGTTCAG GTTGCCAATTACTGCCGAGAGAGAATCCACTCCGTACTGATAGAGGAGCTCAGTAAGGCAGAGGAATTAGTGTGTGGCGCTGACTTAAGTGGCCTGGAGTCTAAGAAGCAGTGGGAGAAGGCCTTTGTGGACTGTTTCAATCGGGTTGATGCAGAGGTGGGAGGAAATGCGGCAACTGCCGCCAAGCCTGTGGCTCCAGACACCGTGGGGTCAACAGCGGTAGTCGCAGTCGTATGCTCATCACACATAATTGTTGCGAATTGCGGCGACTCACGAGCAGTGCTCTGCCGGGGCAAGCAGCCCTTGGCGCTGTCGGTGGACCATAAA CCAAATAGGGAAGATGAGTATGCGAGGATTGAGGCGCAGGGTGGCAAGGTCATCCAGTGGAATGGCTATCGGGTTCTCGGTGTTCTCGCCATGTCCCGATCCATTG GGGACCGGTACCTGAAACCATATATAATCCCAGTCCCTGAGGTCACAATTGTTGCCCGTGCAAAAGACGATGAGTGCCTTATTCTTGCAAGTGATGGCCTCTGGGATGTAATGTCCAATGAAGAGGTATGCGATGCTGCTCGCAGACGGATACTGTTATGGCACAAGAAGAATGCAGAGGCGTCATCATCGGCCCAGATAAGTGGTGATTCTCCGGATCAAGCAGCTCAAGCAGCTGCCGAATACTTGTCTAAGCTGGCTCTCCAGAAGGGGAGCAAGGACAACATAACCGTCGTTGTAGTTGACCTCAAGTCGCATAGGAAGTTCAAGAGCAAAACATAA